The sequence CGCATGGTGGTGCTGGATCAGGTTAAAGCCTGTTTGCCTGACAAAAAACCTGTTATTTGTATCAGTACTCAGCTTATTGAGGCCGGTGTTGACATTTCTTTTGGCTCGGTCATTCGCTTTTTGGCAGGGCTTGATTCAATTGTGCAAGCAGCAGGCAGATGTAATCGTCATCGTGAACGATCAACTGGCGAAGCATTAATAATCAATCCGGCGAAAGAAAATATAGATATGATTGAGGATATTAGAATAGGTAAAGAGAAAACAGAGCGATTGCTAAATGAATTTAAAAACAGCCCCGAAAGATTTGGGAATAACATCTTAAGCCCTGAGGCAGTGGAACAGTATTACCAGTACTACTTCTATCAAAGAAAGGATGAAATGAAATATTCTGTTACGGCTAATTCTTCTGTTGGGAGGGCTGATGATTTGTTTAATCTTTTATCGGTTAATTCCCTGTCAGTAGATGAGTATAAGCGAATCAAGAATAAGCCGCCTACGATTCCTTTAAGACAGGCTTTTATGACGGCTGCGAAGTCTTTTCAAGTTATTGATTCTATATCGCGTGGAATTATTGTGCCATATGGGAAAGAAGGAAAAGAGCTTATCAATAACCTTTGTTCCATTCAAGGATTAGAAAAACAATATAAGTTAATTAGGCAAGCCCAGCGGTATTCGGTGAATGTGTTTCCGGATGTACTAAAAAGGTTACAAGAAGAGCAAGCTGTCTATGAAGCCCGGGAAAACTCAGGGATTTTGTACCTTGATGAACGGTATTATAGTGATGAATTCGGGTTAAACGAAATGCCGGTGAAAGACATGAGATTTTTAAATGTTTAATTGCCAGGGAGGTATTTATGGAAAAAGCAAATAAAGTAGAACTAAAAATCCAGGGTAAATACGCCCTTTTTACTGATCCGCTAACAAAAATTGGTGGAGAGAAATGTTCATATCATATCCCGACTTATGAAGCATTGAAAGGTGTATTAAGCTCGGTTTATTGGACACCGACTATTGTGTGGATTATCGATTGCGTCAGGGTAATGAAACGGATTAGAACACAGACTCGTAGCGCAAAGCCTGTTGATTATAGCGGAGGCAATTCTCTGGCTATCTACACTTACCTTGCCCATGTAGAGTATCAAGTTCAGGCACATTTTGAGTGGAATATGAATCGCAAGGATATGGCAGGCGATAGGAACGAAAACAAACATTATTTTGTTGCCAAGCGAATGATAGAAAAGGGTGGGAGAAGAGATATTTTTTTGGGTGCGAGGGAATGTCAGGGGTATGTAGAACCGTGTAGATTTGGAGAAGGGATAGGCGACTATGATAATTATGGCGAAATCGCATTTGATTTAATGTTTCACGGCTTTGATTATCCTGACGAATTTGGGAAAGATGAACTTCATGCCCGATTCTGGCGTCCTAAGATGATTGATGGCCAAATTGATTTTATTCGACCTGAAAAATGCACCATCCGAAAACTTGTAAGACCAATGAACGCCAATCCACCACAATCGGTGGGATTACAAGAGGAGGGATTATTCGATGAGCTGGATACAAAAACTGTATGAAACATATGAAAACTGTCAATCGATGATTGGAAAGGTTGGCGAAGAAAATGAAGTGCCGCTTCTCCCAATTTGCCATACAATACAGAATGCGCAGATAAATATTGTTATCAACCTCTCCGGCGAATTTGTCAGGGCGGCAGTTGTGCCAAGATCAGAAGCAAAAACTATTATTCCAGCAACCGAAGAATCAGCAGGAAGATCTGGTAAAAAACCTGCTTGTTACCCTCTTTGCGATAAGTTGCAATATATCGCCGGAGATTTCCTTGAATTTGGTGGAGAAGTTACGGTTGGTTTTACAGATGATCCTCATGAACCGCATAATGCCTACGTTAAGCAATTGTCTGACTGGTGTGATTCTTCATATAAGCATCCAAAAGTATTAGCAATACTGGATTATGTGAAAAAAGGTACTGTTGTGGCTGATCTTGTCAAAGAAGGTATACTACATCTGCGACCAAGTACCAGATTGCTAATGAACCAATGGTCAGAGAATGATAATATCCTGGAAATATTTAAATTGCTTCCGGGAGGTGTTGATAATAAGGGCAAGAAGAAACCCTGGCAGGCTGATGCCTTTGTGCGATGGAGTGTAGAAGTTCCTGGTGACCCGCAGTCGTCCATTTGGACTGATCCGACTATATGGGAATCATGGGTGAATTATTACGGAAGTGTAAAATCGGTCAAGGGGCTTTGCTATGTTACAGGAGAACAAAGATTCATGGCAAGCCAGCATCCCAAAAAAATTAGATACAGTGATGATGGTGCAAAAATTATCTCATCAAATGATTGGAGTGGATTCACTTTTCGAGGCCGATTCACAGACACAAAAAAACATAACACATATCAAACCTGTGGCGTTGGCTTTGAAGTTACTCAGAAATCGCATAGTGCTCTTCGTTGGCTTATCAGCCGTCAGGGATATCGTAGTGGAGATCAGGCTATTGTTGCTTGGGCTACATCCGGGATGTCAATCCCCAATCCTCTTGATGATCCTCTATCAATTTTGGGAGAAAAGAATCTTAAGAACGATGATTGTGGTAGCATATTTACCGCGCAGAACCTTGCCATCAAGCTGAAGAAAAAAATAGCGGGATATAAATCTGACTTGGGAGATGCAAGTGGTGTTGTGGTTATGGGTCTTGATTCAGCAACACCGGGACGTATAGCGATTACTTTCTACCGTGAACTGACAGGATCGGAATTTCTTAGCCGTTTAGAAAAATGGCATGATACCTGTGCCTGGATTCATGACTATGGATATAATCCTGAAACAAAAGGACACATTCGATTTGTCGGCGCTCCGGCACCCAAAGATATCGCTGAAGCGGCATATGGAAGCAAGGTGGACAATAAATTAAAAAAAACAACAGTTGAAAGACTTTTGCCCTGCATTATTGATGGGCAGCAGATTCCTCGGGATATTGTTGATTCAGCAATTCGTCGGGCAAGTAATAGGGCAGGAATGGAGGAATGGGAATGGAATAAAACGCTCAGTATAGCCTGTGCGATTTTTAGAAAATTAAACGAAAAGGAGGGATATGATATGGCTTTAGACGAGAACAGAAAAACAAGAGATTACCTTTATGGAAGGCTGTTGGCATTAGCAGACAGTCTGGAGCAATGGGCTTTGAATGAGGCGAAGGAGGATAGACAGACCAATGCTGCGAGGTTGATGCAGAGGTTTGCGGATCATCCTTACAGCACCTGGAAGATAATCGAGCTTTCGCTTGCACCCTATAAAGCCCGGTTGAAAGCAAAATCTCAAAAAAGACAAGTATTGATTGATAAGGTGCATGCTATGTTTGAGCATCCTGATGATTACATCAGTGACAAAAAATTAAGTGGTGAATTTTTGCTTGGCTATCATTGTCAGCGAGAATCGCTCAGACCAAAGGAGGTGGAAACAACAAATGAAAGCGAACCAGAAATGGTAACAAAAATTGATGAATAAAAAAGAGGAGGATAATTTCATGGGAACTTTGAAAAACAAGATTGATTTTGCAGTGGTGTTTAGTGTGAACGGAGCTAATCCTAATGGTGATCCATTAAATGGCAATCGTCCACGAACAAACTATGATGGGTTGGGCGAGTTGTCTGATGTCTGCATTAAACGAAAAATCAGGAATCGATTGATGGAGATGAAGAATGATAAGGATGAATATTTATACAGTATTTTTGTTCAATCAGACGATAATAGGGTGGATAATTACCGTAGTTTACGGTCAAGGGCAGAAGGCGAATTAAAAAAGGCGATGAATGACGAAAACACTTTTAGAGAAGAGGCCTGTAAGAAATGGGTAGATGTTCGAGCTTTTGGTCAAGTGTTTGCGTATGGGAGCGAAAAGAAAGGTGGAGGAGTGTCTGTTGGAATTAGAGGTCCTGTCTCAATCCATTCTGCTTTTTCGGTTACGCCGGTAAGTGTGTCCAGCATACAAATCACAAAAAGCGTTAGTGGTGAAGGAGACGGGGAGAAGAAAGCATCGGATACTATGGGGATGAAACATCGTGTTGATCATGGACTGTATGTATTCTACGGCGCAATAAATCCTCAGCTTGCCTCAAAAACAGGGTTTACCAATGAGGATGCTGCAGCAATAAAAAATGCACTCGAACATTTGTTTGACAATGATGCTTCTTCTGCACGGCCTGAAGGCAGCATGGAACTATTAACCGTTATATGGTGGCAACATAATTGCAAATCTGGTCAATATTCGTCTGCTGTGGTCCATCGGGCATTAAGCGTTGATCTTAAAAAAGGGATAAGTGATCCGAAAAAGATTGATGATTATTCAATAAAGCTCAAAGATATTTCCGGATTAACGCCGGAAATATTTAATCCGAACAATATTGTCATTGAGAAAAATTAATGTCATATTCATATACTGAAGACGATCTCCTTCCACTCTCGGCATTACAGCATCTATTGTTTTGCGAGCGTCAATGTGCGTTGATACATATTGAACAGGCATGGAGCGAAAACCTGTTTACTGCTGAGGGTCGGATTATGCATGACCGTGTTGATACAGGAAAGCATGAAACACGGCATAATATCCGGAGTGAATTCGCAGTGCCGCTTCGCTCGTTTCGGCTTGGATTAGCAGGTAAGGCGGATGTTGTGGAATTCCACCGGCAGGGTAATATGTGGCATCCCTTCCCTGTGGAATTCAAGCGGGGGCAACCAAAACAGGATAACTGCGATAGGGTACAGCTTTGTGCCCAGGCTATATGTCTGGAAGAGATGCTAAATGTCGAAATAGATGGCGGTGCCCTGTTTTACGGAAAGATACGACGAAGGCAGGATGTTGTGTTTGACCTGAATCTGAGGAAGGAAACAGAAGAGGCCTCTAAAAGATTACACCAGCTTATTGCATCGGGAATTACTCCTGCGCCGCAGTATTCTAAGAAGTGTGAAAGTTGCTCTCTGATTGAAGTGTGCCTTCCGAAAACTTGCAACCGAAATGGATCAGCAGGCAGGTATCTGACTAGGGCAATGGTGGAGTGAATAATGAAGAGACATCTAAATACATTATTTGTAACAACCCAGGGGGCGTATCTTGCCAAAGAGGGTGAAACCGTAGTTGTAAAGGTTGATAAAGAAATCCGGTTGAGGGTGCCTGTTCATACAATAGGCGGTATTGTCTGTTTTGGCCAGATAACCTGCAGCCCATACTTGATGGGCTATTGTGCTGAGCAGAATGTTGCCATAAGTTTCCTTACCGAGTACGGACGCTTTCTGGCAAAGGTTCAAGGCCCTGTTTCAGGCAATGTACTGCTGCGACGGGAACAGTACCGGCGTGCGGATGATGAAGCAGGGTCTGCAAATATCGCCAGGGCTGTCCTGACAGGAAAAATTGCTAACTGCAGAACGGTCTTGCAGCGATTTCTAAGGGACCACCAGGAGAAATCAAATACCGATGGAGTTAGCCATGCATCAAAACTTTTAAGTTCATCGCTACGACGAATACAGAACGAGAATTCGCTTGATGTTATCAGGGGAATTGAGGGGGATGTGGCACATACATATTTTAGCGTTTTTGATCATCTCATTACCTCCCAAAAAGAGGAGTTTTCTTTTTTGCAGCGAAACCGAAGGCCACCTCTGGATAAGGTAAACTGCTTGCTGTCGTTTTTGTACACACTCCTAATGCATGATGTCCGTTCTGCACTTGAAGTGGCCGGGCTTGACCCTGCGGTCGGTTTTCTGCACAGAGACCGTCCGGGACGCTATGGGCTGGCACTTGATATGATGGAAGAGTTCAGGCCATTCCTTGCTGACAGACTGGCACTCTCCCTGGTAAACCTCAGTCAGATCCAGGGAA comes from bacterium and encodes:
- the cas5c gene encoding type I-C CRISPR-associated protein Cas5c, with the translated sequence MEKANKVELKIQGKYALFTDPLTKIGGEKCSYHIPTYEALKGVLSSVYWTPTIVWIIDCVRVMKRIRTQTRSAKPVDYSGGNSLAIYTYLAHVEYQVQAHFEWNMNRKDMAGDRNENKHYFVAKRMIEKGGRRDIFLGARECQGYVEPCRFGEGIGDYDNYGEIAFDLMFHGFDYPDEFGKDELHARFWRPKMIDGQIDFIRPEKCTIRKLVRPMNANPPQSVGLQEEGLFDELDTKTV
- the cas8c gene encoding type I-C CRISPR-associated protein Cas8c/Csd1 — protein: MSWIQKLYETYENCQSMIGKVGEENEVPLLPICHTIQNAQINIVINLSGEFVRAAVVPRSEAKTIIPATEESAGRSGKKPACYPLCDKLQYIAGDFLEFGGEVTVGFTDDPHEPHNAYVKQLSDWCDSSYKHPKVLAILDYVKKGTVVADLVKEGILHLRPSTRLLMNQWSENDNILEIFKLLPGGVDNKGKKKPWQADAFVRWSVEVPGDPQSSIWTDPTIWESWVNYYGSVKSVKGLCYVTGEQRFMASQHPKKIRYSDDGAKIISSNDWSGFTFRGRFTDTKKHNTYQTCGVGFEVTQKSHSALRWLISRQGYRSGDQAIVAWATSGMSIPNPLDDPLSILGEKNLKNDDCGSIFTAQNLAIKLKKKIAGYKSDLGDASGVVVMGLDSATPGRIAITFYRELTGSEFLSRLEKWHDTCAWIHDYGYNPETKGHIRFVGAPAPKDIAEAAYGSKVDNKLKKTTVERLLPCIIDGQQIPRDIVDSAIRRASNRAGMEEWEWNKTLSIACAIFRKLNEKEGYDMALDENRKTRDYLYGRLLALADSLEQWALNEAKEDRQTNAARLMQRFADHPYSTWKIIELSLAPYKARLKAKSQKRQVLIDKVHAMFEHPDDYISDKKLSGEFLLGYHCQRESLRPKEVETTNESEPEMVTKIDE
- the cas7c gene encoding type I-C CRISPR-associated protein Cas7/Csd2 — its product is MGTLKNKIDFAVVFSVNGANPNGDPLNGNRPRTNYDGLGELSDVCIKRKIRNRLMEMKNDKDEYLYSIFVQSDDNRVDNYRSLRSRAEGELKKAMNDENTFREEACKKWVDVRAFGQVFAYGSEKKGGGVSVGIRGPVSIHSAFSVTPVSVSSIQITKSVSGEGDGEKKASDTMGMKHRVDHGLYVFYGAINPQLASKTGFTNEDAAAIKNALEHLFDNDASSARPEGSMELLTVIWWQHNCKSGQYSSAVVHRALSVDLKKGISDPKKIDDYSIKLKDISGLTPEIFNPNNIVIEKN
- the cas4 gene encoding CRISPR-associated protein Cas4; this encodes MSYSYTEDDLLPLSALQHLLFCERQCALIHIEQAWSENLFTAEGRIMHDRVDTGKHETRHNIRSEFAVPLRSFRLGLAGKADVVEFHRQGNMWHPFPVEFKRGQPKQDNCDRVQLCAQAICLEEMLNVEIDGGALFYGKIRRRQDVVFDLNLRKETEEASKRLHQLIASGITPAPQYSKKCESCSLIEVCLPKTCNRNGSAGRYLTRAMVE
- the cas1c gene encoding type I-C CRISPR-associated endonuclease Cas1c, giving the protein MKRHLNTLFVTTQGAYLAKEGETVVVKVDKEIRLRVPVHTIGGIVCFGQITCSPYLMGYCAEQNVAISFLTEYGRFLAKVQGPVSGNVLLRREQYRRADDEAGSANIARAVLTGKIANCRTVLQRFLRDHQEKSNTDGVSHASKLLSSSLRRIQNENSLDVIRGIEGDVAHTYFSVFDHLITSQKEEFSFLQRNRRPPLDKVNCLLSFLYTLLMHDVRSALEVAGLDPAVGFLHRDRPGRYGLALDMMEEFRPFLADRLALSLVNLSQIQGKGFEEKENSAVLMNDDTRKTVLIAYQNRKQDEIMHPFLDEKVTIGLLFHIQALLLARHLRGDLDTYPPFIWK